A part of Paenibacillus sp. 481 genomic DNA contains:
- a CDS encoding NAD(P)/FAD-dependent oxidoreductase — translation MSKFDVIVVGAGPAGIFTCYELSLKAPHLKVLLVDKGHDIYRRSCPILEEKIQLCPPAAGKKEFAGCLPACSITNGFGGAGAYSDGKFNITTEFGGWLTDYLPPSQVLDLIQYVDTINLEHGATPDITDPTTETVRRIEHQGYAAGLKLLRAQVRHLGTEQNLEILKSIFEYLRTRIEMQFKTEVADIVTVRQDGRHVLKGIELKNGETHEADQVVIVPGRDGSAWLTDILKKRRLKMYNNQVDVGVRVETSDVVMREINEHLYEGKFVFNTSVGTRVRTFCSNPSGHVVVENHSGIMCANGHSYKDPKLGSPNTNFALLVSHKFTDPFDKPNEYAREICKRANDLSSGGVIVQKYGDILRGRRSTDNRIREGFLEPTLREAVPGDLGLVLPYNTMKSLIEMVEALDKVTPGLASEHTLFYGVEAKFYSARPKLDVTLEAEIAGLYCGGDGAGITRGLAQAGAAGVHIARGIMDKRGV, via the coding sequence ATGAGTAAATTTGATGTCATTGTTGTAGGCGCTGGTCCGGCCGGAATTTTTACATGTTATGAGCTATCTTTGAAAGCTCCCCATTTGAAGGTGCTGCTTGTAGATAAAGGGCACGATATTTATCGTCGCAGTTGTCCGATTTTGGAGGAGAAAATTCAACTGTGTCCACCAGCCGCTGGCAAAAAGGAATTTGCAGGCTGTTTACCAGCTTGTTCGATCACAAATGGATTTGGTGGCGCAGGTGCTTACAGTGACGGGAAATTTAATATTACGACGGAGTTTGGCGGTTGGTTGACCGATTATTTACCTCCTTCCCAAGTTCTTGATCTGATTCAATATGTAGATACGATTAATTTAGAACACGGTGCAACACCAGATATAACGGACCCGACTACGGAGACGGTTCGCCGCATTGAGCATCAAGGATACGCTGCGGGCTTGAAGTTACTGCGGGCACAGGTACGCCATTTAGGAACGGAGCAGAACTTAGAAATTTTAAAATCAATCTTTGAATACTTGCGCACGCGCATTGAAATGCAGTTCAAAACGGAAGTAGCCGACATTGTAACCGTAAGGCAGGATGGACGTCATGTCTTGAAGGGCATTGAGCTTAAAAATGGCGAGACGCACGAGGCGGATCAGGTCGTCATCGTGCCAGGGCGTGACGGTTCAGCTTGGCTGACGGATATCTTGAAGAAGCGCCGTCTTAAAATGTACAACAACCAAGTCGATGTCGGAGTACGAGTTGAAACGTCCGATGTCGTGATGCGTGAAATTAACGAACATTTATATGAAGGAAAATTCGTGTTCAACACGTCGGTAGGGACGCGGGTGCGTACGTTTTGCAGCAACCCGTCAGGGCACGTCGTTGTTGAAAATCATAGTGGCATTATGTGTGCGAACGGTCACTCTTACAAAGATCCGAAGCTGGGCTCGCCGAATACGAACTTTGCGCTGCTCGTGTCGCATAAGTTCACGGACCCGTTCGATAAGCCGAACGAGTACGCGCGTGAAATTTGCAAACGCGCTAACGATTTGTCGAGCGGCGGCGTTATCGTGCAGAAGTACGGCGATATTTTGCGTGGCCGCCGTTCAACGGACAACCGCATTCGCGAAGGCTTCTTGGAGCCGACGCTGCGTGAGGCGGTGCCAGGCGACTTAGGGCTTGTGCTGCCATACAATACGATGAAAAGTTTAATCGAAATGGTTGAAGCACTCGACAAAGTAACGCCAGGCCTTGCGTCTGAGCACACGCTGTTCTACGGCGTGGAAGCGAAGTTCTACTCTGCGCGGCCGAAGCTCGACGTCACGTTGGAGGCCGAAATTGCCGGCCTGTACTGTGGCGGCGACGGCGCAGGCATTACGCGTGGCTTGGCACAGGCTGGCGCGGCTGGCGTACACATCGCGCGCGGCATCATGGATAAGCGCGGCGTATAG
- a CDS encoding DUF418 domain-containing protein encodes MSQQLQPQQRIDALDIIRGFAIFGIFFVNIPEMAGNGIMTHSSYEGADALIRLFYDMFVQTKFYTIFSFLFGLGFYLFMQSAERRGLRTGRLFSRRLAILFAIGGAHFILLWFGDILHTYAMFGFLLLLFYKRAPKTILIWSITLLSLFAVTTVLTTILIANIPEYMDTPSPYSGYVAMDLSQRFGLFLTSGLPNSLAMSFEVLGLFLLGLYAGKQRWFEQISQHNARIRQLQWATLILSVLIFIPMLDYYRSASTYEYEKVYHYTFLSGKTMAVFYVCTLLRLIQRFGAQRFSGMAAVGRMALTNYLSHTIITMLVLGVFWTDAVQAPLWAGTVYCTVFLLVQVAWSKAWFRYFRMGPAEWLWRAGTYWQLPPLRRSHAHTQAAPSKTES; translated from the coding sequence ATGTCGCAACAACTACAGCCTCAGCAACGAATCGATGCCTTGGACATCATTCGAGGCTTCGCTATTTTTGGCATCTTTTTTGTCAACATCCCCGAAATGGCTGGAAACGGGATTATGACTCATTCCAGCTATGAAGGGGCAGATGCACTTATCCGCTTATTTTACGATATGTTTGTCCAGACCAAGTTCTATACGATCTTCTCGTTTTTGTTCGGACTAGGGTTTTACTTGTTTATGCAAAGTGCGGAACGACGTGGTTTGCGAACTGGGCGTTTATTTTCGCGACGCCTCGCCATCTTATTCGCAATTGGAGGAGCCCATTTCATTCTGCTTTGGTTCGGCGACATTTTGCATACGTATGCAATGTTCGGATTTTTGCTACTTCTCTTTTATAAGCGTGCGCCAAAAACAATTTTGATATGGAGCATTACTTTACTTAGCTTATTTGCAGTAACAACGGTGCTAACTACGATACTGATAGCAAATATTCCCGAGTATATGGATACGCCTTCACCATATTCAGGATACGTGGCGATGGATCTCAGTCAGCGCTTCGGGCTATTTTTGACAAGTGGTCTGCCTAACTCGTTGGCGATGAGCTTTGAAGTATTAGGATTGTTCTTGCTGGGATTGTATGCGGGCAAGCAGCGGTGGTTTGAGCAAATTTCGCAACATAACGCGAGGATTCGCCAATTGCAGTGGGCGACATTGATATTATCTGTCCTCATCTTTATCCCGATGCTCGACTACTATCGATCGGCATCGACTTACGAGTATGAGAAGGTATACCATTACACATTCCTTAGTGGCAAAACGATGGCCGTGTTCTACGTCTGTACCTTGCTGCGCCTGATTCAACGCTTTGGTGCCCAGCGCTTTAGCGGCATGGCAGCAGTCGGCCGTATGGCCTTGACGAACTATTTGTCGCATACGATCATTACGATGCTTGTGCTGGGGGTGTTCTGGACTGATGCCGTACAGGCCCCGCTGTGGGCAGGAACGGTGTACTGCACCGTCTTCTTGTTGGTGCAGGTTGCGTGGAGTAAGGCATGGTTCCGCTACTTCCGTATGGGACCAGCCGAATGGCTATGGCGTGCCGGAACGTACTGGCAGCTGCCGCCTTTGCGTCGTTCGCATGCTCATACGCAAGCAGCGCCATCGAAGACAGAGTCGTAA
- a CDS encoding collagen-like triple helix repeat-containing protein: MSQSNIPNITPVISVTRDDAITLLLSSIALEELGLSHILNAEGEKLQYVLGTLPGVTAPGATLSDILTMNESVRATIREITKKEFILDSKLNSILNTPISIGPTGPAGPTGPSGGPPGPTGLTGATGATGSTGATGATGATGATGATGATGAAGAIGATGATGDPGVTGPTGATGPTGVGATGATGNTGATGITGAIGPTGATGVTGAGATGATGATGATGTTGATGVTGITGLTGPFLSSYIEIAQNVAQTVAQNGLVNFNIVDNIGTAFTFNGTDTVTVNEIGLYSVEYWLNLDTASAASVFGLIQNGVSFFSPTGNAAAGGGNLAGGALINVPTTPFTIQLANISVGARSIVLTAGNAFSSAAANMRIIKFADGPST; this comes from the coding sequence ATGTCTCAATCTAATATTCCTAACATTACGCCCGTAATTAGCGTAACACGTGACGACGCTATTACCTTGTTACTTTCCTCTATTGCTTTAGAAGAGTTGGGACTTAGCCATATTTTGAACGCAGAAGGGGAAAAGTTACAGTATGTACTCGGCACACTTCCTGGTGTAACTGCACCTGGTGCGACACTTAGTGACATTCTAACGATGAATGAAAGTGTTCGTGCCACGATTAGGGAGATTACGAAGAAGGAATTTATTTTGGACAGTAAGCTGAACAGCATCTTGAATACCCCTATCTCAATTGGTCCGACAGGTCCTGCAGGCCCTACTGGACCATCTGGCGGCCCTCCTGGCCCGACAGGACTTACTGGCGCGACGGGTGCGACTGGCTCTACCGGAGCAACAGGAGCCACCGGAGCAACAGGAGCCACCGGAGCAACAGGAGCCACCGGAGCTGCTGGTGCGATCGGTGCCACGGGAGCGACTGGAGATCCGGGTGTTACCGGCCCGACAGGAGCCACGGGCCCAACGGGGGTTGGCGCTACCGGAGCCACGGGTAATACAGGTGCGACAGGTATTACGGGGGCTATAGGTCCAACTGGCGCTACTGGCGTAACAGGGGCTGGAGCCACGGGCGCAACAGGTGCCACAGGAGCAACAGGTACGACGGGTGCCACTGGCGTAACTGGTATTACAGGTTTAACAGGGCCATTCCTATCAAGTTATATTGAAATAGCCCAAAATGTTGCCCAAACCGTTGCCCAAAATGGTTTGGTTAACTTCAATATAGTAGATAATATCGGTACCGCCTTTACTTTCAATGGGACGGATACGGTAACGGTCAACGAGATAGGGTTGTATAGCGTAGAGTATTGGCTCAACCTAGACACCGCGAGTGCCGCAAGCGTGTTTGGACTGATTCAGAATGGAGTGAGCTTCTTTTCGCCAACGGGTAATGCAGCTGCAGGCGGAGGGAACTTGGCAGGTGGAGCACTCATTAATGTACCAACTACACCATTTACGATTCAGCTCGCGAACATATCCGTTGGCGCGAGATCGATTGTTCTGACCGCCGGGAATGCCTTCAGTAGTGCTGCCGCTAATATGCGTATTATCAAATTCGCCGACGGACCTTCTACGTAA